The Candidatus Manganitrophus noduliformans genome includes a window with the following:
- a CDS encoding glutathione S-transferase family protein, producing MPFPKEQSKEGEFVRQEDRFRGWVTADGSSGYPAEPGRYHLYVSLACPWAHRTVILRKLKRLENVVGMTVVDPIRDEKGWAFRNGPGYSEDPINGFRYLSEAYKKTDPTFNDRVTVPVLWDKKTGRIVSNSDDDIMRMLNSELNALTDVKTDFYPAPLRAEIDEINNFIYPNINDGVYRAGFATTQASYEQAVRNLFDALDRIEARLSKQRYLVGQQITEADWRLFPTLIRFDAVYHGHFKCNIRRIVDYPHLWGYLRELYQHDGIAETVNFDHIKRHYYVTHDDINPTRIVPVGPALDLTSPHGRDRLK from the coding sequence ATGCCTTTTCCAAAAGAGCAAAGCAAAGAAGGAGAGTTCGTCCGGCAGGAAGATCGATTTCGGGGGTGGGTGACCGCCGACGGTTCCTCCGGTTATCCGGCGGAGCCGGGCCGCTATCATCTCTATGTCTCCCTCGCCTGCCCCTGGGCGCACCGGACGGTAATCCTCCGCAAGCTGAAGCGGCTGGAAAACGTCGTCGGGATGACGGTGGTCGATCCGATCCGCGACGAAAAGGGGTGGGCTTTCCGCAACGGCCCCGGTTATTCGGAAGATCCGATCAACGGCTTTCGCTACCTGAGCGAAGCTTATAAGAAGACCGACCCGACGTTCAACGACCGGGTCACCGTCCCGGTCCTTTGGGACAAGAAAACCGGTCGGATCGTCAGCAACTCCGACGACGATATTATGCGGATGTTGAACAGCGAATTGAACGCCTTGACCGACGTGAAGACCGACTTCTACCCGGCGCCGCTTCGCGCCGAGATCGATGAAATCAACAACTTCATCTATCCGAACATCAACGACGGCGTCTACCGGGCCGGCTTCGCAACCACCCAGGCGTCGTATGAGCAGGCCGTCCGCAACCTCTTCGACGCCCTCGACCGGATCGAAGCGCGCCTCTCAAAGCAGCGTTATCTGGTGGGACAACAGATCACCGAGGCCGACTGGCGGCTCTTTCCGACGCTGATCCGCTTCGACGCCGTCTACCATGGGCACTTCAAGTGCAATATTCGCCGGATCGTCGACTACCCCCACCTCTGGGGATACTTGCGGGAGCTCTATCAGCATGACGGGATTGCCGAAACGGTGAACTTCGATCACATCAAGCGTCATTATTACGTGACGCACGACGACATTAATCCGACACGGATCGTCCCGGTGGGGCCGGCGCTCGATCTGACCTCTCCACACGGCCGGGACCGCCTTAAGTAA